A part of Scylla paramamosain isolate STU-SP2022 chromosome 24, ASM3559412v1, whole genome shotgun sequence genomic DNA contains:
- the LOC135112805 gene encoding JNK1/MAPK8-associated membrane protein-like: MAHPWSLLLLFVGLCAVTHAYKEPKSFNYEQGVVKELSHCPGRYCGRTRLENGSWSACGACERGLRRDNRSACVECHDEPEFYDVLYLGFMGLLPLTFHLGCIDAAAKRRTFTYEVIALYGSAILEVGVAAVVTLLVTEPIGSFNIRSCKVRKLADWYPLLHNPNPNYEGKLHCTQEAVYPLYSMVFVFYTLCLMVMLTIRPVLSSKLMPNRGKSAIYSALYFLPALIVVHAIGAGLIYYSFPYMVIIMSVISNAAHFAFQLDQSMPGLLKGCVRDVRNLVILLGHWGLHAYGIIAITQLTEGVLHGSLCALVPLPALFYILTSRFTDPSNIG, translated from the exons GTGTGGTAAAAGAACTCTCTCATTGTCCTGGACGTTACTGTGGCCGCACCAGGCTAGAAAATGGATCGTGGTCAGCTTGTGGGGCATGTGAACGAGGCCTCCGACGTGACAATCGGAGTGCTTGTGTGGAATGTCATGATGAGCCAGAATTTTATGATGTTCTCTATCTTGGCTTCATGGGACTTCTTCCACTCACATTCCATCTTGGATGCATTGATGCAGCAGCAAAAAGAAGAAC GTTTACCTATGAAGTCATAGCCTTGTATGGTTCAGCTATTTTAGAAGTGGGTGTAGCAGCAGTTGTGACACTTCTTGTGACAGAACCCATTGGCTCCTTCAACATCCGTTCCTGTAAAGTCAGGAAGTTGGCAGATTGGTATCCACTTTTACATAACCCAAATCCCAACTATGAAGGAAAACTGCATTGTACTCAGGAAGCTGTTTATCCATT GTATTCTATGGTTTTTGTGTTCTATACCTTGTGCTTGATGGTAATGCTAACAATTCGACCAGTGCTCTCTTCTAAACTGATGCCAAACCGGGGGAAGTCTGCCATCTACTCTGCTCTCTACTTCCTCCCAGCTCTTATTGTTGTTCATGCTATTGGTGCAGGACTTATTT atTATTCTTTCCCGTACATGGTCATCATTATGTCAGTGATATCCAATGCTGCTCACTTTGCATTTCAGCTTGACCag TCCATGCCTGGATTGTTGAAGGGCTGTGTACGAGATGTGAGAAATTTGGTGATCCTGTTGGGCCACTGGGGCCTGCATGCTTATGGCATCATAGCTATCACTCAGCTGACAGAAGGTGTGCTACATGGTTCCCTATGTGCCCTGGTACCCCTACCAGCATTATTCTATATCCTAACCTCACGATTTACTGATCCTTCAAACATTGGTTGA